One part of the Neisseria zalophi genome encodes these proteins:
- a CDS encoding amino acid ABC transporter ATP-binding protein, which translates to MIKFKNVHKHFKDLHVINGVNLEVKQGEVVVVCGPSGSGKSTLIRTVNQLETIESGEIWVDGMNVADPKTDLNKVREEVGFVFQGFNLYPHLSVLENIILAPMKVKKQSREQAEKKAMELLERVGLSHKKDAMPGELSGGQQQRVAIARGLAMEPRVMLFDEPTSALDPEMVGEVLRVMKDLAMSGMTMMCVTHEMGFAREVADRVIFVDHGQIIEEAEPEEFFTHPKHERAKQFLQQVMKH; encoded by the coding sequence ATGATTAAATTTAAAAACGTACATAAACACTTTAAAGACCTGCATGTGATTAACGGGGTGAATTTGGAAGTGAAGCAGGGTGAGGTTGTGGTGGTTTGCGGCCCGTCCGGCAGTGGTAAATCTACTTTAATCCGTACTGTTAACCAGCTTGAAACCATTGAAAGCGGTGAAATTTGGGTGGACGGCATGAATGTGGCCGACCCCAAAACCGATTTGAATAAAGTGCGTGAAGAAGTCGGTTTTGTATTTCAGGGCTTTAACCTTTATCCGCATTTGAGTGTGTTGGAAAATATTATTCTGGCGCCGATGAAAGTGAAGAAACAAAGCCGTGAGCAGGCAGAAAAAAAAGCGATGGAATTATTAGAGCGTGTAGGATTGTCACATAAAAAAGATGCTATGCCCGGCGAGCTTTCCGGTGGGCAGCAGCAGCGTGTTGCCATTGCCCGCGGCTTGGCGATGGAGCCGCGTGTGATGTTGTTTGACGAACCGACTTCGGCACTGGATCCTGAGATGGTCGGTGAAGTATTGAGGGTGATGAAAGATTTAGCTATGAGCGGCATGACCATGATGTGCGTTACGCATGAAATGGGTTTTGCACGTGAGGTAGCTGATCGGGTGATTTTTGTTGATCACGGACAGATTATTGAAGAAGCGGAACCCGAAGAATTTTTTACTCATCCGAAACATGAACGGGCCAAGCAATTTTTGCAGCAGGTTATGAAACATTAA
- the dsbD gene encoding protein-disulfide reductase DsbD, translating to MKKLLYFFTTLFTILILAGNAYAEVDASKLLPVEKAFIPQVNVADEGINVQFAIADGYYLYQSKIMVETEPSGLFGDGQFSPGEEKEDEFFGKQKVYHHAAQINWPYQNPQTVGNYRLIVKYQGCAEVGVCYPPTESTFNINSSGLYQPAVDTQDGANNRFLNSAVSDSSNINPTESSTVQNRFKLSWDTLNANLLAFFLAGIGLSFTACMYPLLPIVSSIVVGDKKAGKGRAFALSMVYVQGLALTYTIVGVFAGLTGALLTVWLQQSWVVLAASAIMVLLALSMFGVFTLQLPATVQGYFQERSSKLSGGKMVSVFVMGMLSALIVGPCVAPPLAFALGYIGQTGDGVLGGLALYVLALGTGVPLVLIGTFGGHILPKAGSWMNGIKYAFGFILLAVAVYLATPYLPYGFVIALYTLLMLVPALWLLVNVMKSSGRLKAVSAVLGGVLLVSSVWFAYRSAEQQTTTLHHFLTLIPPTSETVAGDKHENIYADASLLKAAMQQALKDNPDKPVMLDFYADWCISCKEMAAYTLNQSQVQDAVDMSRFFQIDVTDNTPEHQALLKEYGLFGPPGIFIIHADGSRSDALLGFVKPDAFVEWYRQNEK from the coding sequence ATGAAAAAGTTATTGTATTTTTTTACTACGCTATTCACAATACTGATACTGGCCGGTAATGCTTATGCCGAGGTTGATGCTTCTAAGCTCCTGCCTGTTGAAAAAGCTTTTATACCGCAGGTTAATGTTGCCGATGAGGGTATTAACGTTCAGTTTGCTATTGCCGATGGTTATTATCTCTATCAGTCGAAAATTATGGTCGAGACTGAACCGAGCGGCTTATTTGGTGACGGACAATTTAGCCCCGGTGAAGAAAAAGAAGATGAGTTTTTTGGTAAGCAAAAGGTGTATCACCATGCCGCCCAAATAAACTGGCCTTATCAAAATCCACAAACGGTAGGCAATTACCGCTTGATTGTGAAATATCAAGGTTGTGCGGAAGTGGGTGTGTGCTATCCGCCGACTGAAAGTACTTTTAATATTAATAGTAGCGGCTTATACCAACCGGCCGTCGATACACAGGATGGTGCTAACAACCGCTTTCTAAATTCGGCTGTTTCAGACAGCTCTAATATAAATCCGACAGAAAGTAGTACGGTGCAAAACCGCTTTAAACTTTCTTGGGATACTTTAAACGCCAATTTATTGGCGTTTTTTCTAGCAGGGATAGGTTTAAGTTTTACCGCTTGTATGTATCCTTTGCTGCCTATTGTTTCCAGTATTGTTGTCGGTGATAAAAAAGCCGGAAAAGGCCGTGCATTTGCGCTTTCTATGGTTTATGTTCAGGGCTTGGCGTTAACCTATACGATAGTTGGTGTTTTTGCCGGGTTAACCGGTGCGTTGTTGACAGTATGGTTGCAACAGTCGTGGGTTGTGCTTGCCGCTTCGGCCATTATGGTATTGTTGGCATTGTCGATGTTCGGCGTATTCACGTTGCAGTTGCCGGCTACGGTGCAAGGCTACTTTCAAGAGCGGAGCAGTAAACTTAGCGGCGGTAAAATGGTGTCTGTTTTTGTGATGGGCATGCTTTCTGCCTTGATTGTCGGCCCTTGTGTGGCGCCGCCATTGGCCTTTGCTTTGGGTTATATCGGGCAGACCGGTGACGGAGTATTGGGCGGGTTGGCTTTGTATGTACTCGCGCTCGGTACAGGTGTGCCGTTGGTGTTGATTGGTACGTTTGGTGGTCATATCCTGCCTAAAGCAGGTAGTTGGATGAATGGTATTAAGTATGCATTCGGCTTTATTCTGTTGGCTGTAGCAGTTTATTTGGCTACTCCTTATCTACCATACGGTTTTGTGATTGCACTTTATACATTATTGATGCTAGTGCCTGCATTATGGTTGTTGGTGAATGTGATGAAATCATCAGGCCGTCTGAAAGCTGTATCTGCGGTATTGGGCGGTGTTTTACTTGTAAGTAGTGTGTGGTTTGCATATAGAAGTGCAGAGCAGCAAACAACAACTTTGCACCATTTTCTGACATTAATTCCGCCTACATCAGAAACTGTTGCAGGGGATAAGCATGAAAATATATATGCAGATGCTTCGTTATTAAAAGCGGCTATGCAGCAGGCTTTAAAAGACAATCCTGATAAACCTGTTATGCTTGATTTTTATGCAGACTGGTGTATTAGCTGTAAAGAAATGGCTGCCTACACATTGAATCAATCTCAGGTGCAGGATGCTGTTGATATGAGTCGCTTTTTCCAAATAGACGTTACAGATAATACACCCGAACATCAGGCTTTATTAAAAGAATACGGTTTATTCGGGCCACCGGGGATTTTTATTATTCATGCTGATGGCAGCCGTAGTGATGCATTATTGGGCTTTGTGAAACCGGATGCTTTTGTAGAATGGTATCGGCAGAACGAAAAATAA
- a CDS encoding right-handed parallel beta-helix repeat-containing protein: MSNPIMIAIGKNNSNSSDTILHSVHPNSGQPVYIQAFEQAHYSLTDTQTGLMPDNLEFTRNGNDLYIQTADSTTETPDVVIKNYYAYYPELVNNSLPIGFYASGNTQEYTVQTTQETQLAEEVAIHTPQQPTGGNKMHLALGGLVGAGLVGALAGSGGGSGSSNNNDTKVINVPSKSKPSEIAVPSQFKEDAAVQPSITKSNKITSEPTESSVTIKPTNEAVDQPSTIEKTFDKQNLEQENTLTLLSEVDTQSQAETVNAAQSKDAETDNAATSEDTQPTALVKPDTKAANQLSNTENIFETKNKEQEATSQQSSEAENIVENLATNTENAAAAPIYQTGNYGNYYLYNHPVYGKYIDAAQFGTDPTGRQDSLRAINAALNAAHKENAAVYLSGNLYISDQIVLNQDNSGVTGLFGDGRGKTLVSFNKAQKGIFNSNSNEDDIREYAGILIDGQNHKTIADLSVKYTNPDFYRKGESYFGKVSGILVNDADHTLISKVEVSGANRAGVYFTSTQTLQPDPHSNIGRTYKARLIRNEVDEHYEHLPLGENNRIIDSYLHHNRVAGVLISYQKDFIADGNTLSWNGHKADGGTGYGIASMAGSYNYGITFTNNKTYYNYRKGLDVHDGDNIVIENNTSIGDRLYGIAVYNRLFPMDAVTITNNTISPTPSFRLPVDDNPEYKYHGYSGIQLQTNTQFRDFNHTEDGSFKITGNVIKGLDVYKDSYQTYGIEFRNHENKMDYQLDITGNIIEGTSSKYAIAIINNTQSKTGIKGSGSATIDISDNKINIGTITKGAMPIFINDYNHDGNLHGSVTVDNNSIKIRQHSDGSIEGIQMIGNAESYLVTNNRFELHGKMDKPIISLLGRHLNDTPDLDVTGNDIFTDLTTPLYKNWVERSNANVHADDNTHNTQTLPKEGQAAKPAAGATPDVEDTVSATDWDIGTDTIAGKPLNTEHDIHTIDRSESVVLQQADNDHTFDTDTANMPDLHDLLSAPALELSGVLGVPSHAIPANDANIMTYAQSWDIQDEYMQNEAPAYIM; this comes from the coding sequence ATGTCAAACCCAATCATGATTGCCATAGGCAAAAATAACAGCAACTCATCAGATACTATACTGCACTCTGTTCATCCCAACTCAGGACAACCTGTTTATATACAAGCTTTCGAGCAGGCACACTACAGTTTGACAGATACCCAAACCGGTTTAATGCCTGATAACCTCGAATTTACCCGAAACGGTAACGACTTATATATTCAAACGGCAGACTCTACTACTGAGACGCCTGATGTTGTTATTAAAAATTATTATGCTTACTATCCTGAGCTGGTAAACAACAGCCTGCCTATCGGCTTTTATGCATCCGGTAATACTCAAGAATATACTGTTCAAACAACACAAGAAACCCAATTAGCCGAAGAAGTTGCTATCCATACACCTCAACAACCAACAGGTGGCAATAAAATGCACCTCGCTCTTGGCGGTTTGGTTGGCGCGGGCTTAGTGGGTGCATTAGCCGGTAGTGGCGGTGGTAGCGGTTCATCCAACAATAACGACACAAAAGTTATCAATGTACCTTCTAAATCTAAGCCGTCTGAAATAGCTGTTCCGTCACAATTCAAAGAAGATGCCGCTGTTCAACCATCAATAACTAAAAGTAATAAGATAACTTCAGAGCCAACCGAATCTTCCGTTACAATAAAGCCGACAAATGAAGCGGTCGATCAGCCTTCAACAATAGAAAAAACATTTGATAAACAAAATCTTGAACAAGAAAACACATTAACTCTGCTATCCGAAGTTGATACACAAAGTCAGGCGGAAACAGTTAACGCTGCCCAGTCGAAAGATGCTGAAACAGATAATGCTGCTACCTCAGAAGACACCCAGCCCACAGCTTTGGTTAAACCTGACACAAAAGCAGCCAATCAACTTTCTAACACAGAAAACATTTTCGAAACAAAAAATAAAGAACAAGAAGCTACATCACAACAGTCATCTGAAGCTGAAAATATCGTAGAAAACCTTGCAACAAACACTGAAAATGCTGCTGCAGCACCTATTTATCAAACTGGAAACTATGGCAATTATTATCTTTACAACCATCCCGTATACGGTAAATATATTGACGCCGCCCAATTCGGTACCGATCCGACCGGACGGCAAGATAGCCTGCGTGCCATTAATGCTGCCCTTAATGCTGCCCATAAAGAAAATGCCGCCGTATATTTAAGTGGCAATCTTTATATTTCCGATCAAATTGTATTGAATCAGGATAATTCTGGTGTCACAGGCTTATTTGGTGATGGTAGAGGTAAAACGCTCGTTTCTTTTAATAAAGCGCAAAAAGGTATCTTCAACTCTAACTCCAATGAGGACGATATACGCGAATATGCAGGCATTCTGATTGACGGGCAAAACCACAAAACCATTGCGGATCTATCCGTCAAATACACCAATCCCGATTTCTACCGGAAGGGCGAGAGCTATTTCGGCAAAGTCAGCGGTATTTTGGTTAATGATGCCGATCATACTTTAATCAGCAAAGTAGAAGTATCAGGTGCCAACCGTGCCGGTGTTTACTTTACCTCGACACAGACATTGCAACCCGACCCGCATAGCAATATCGGTAGAACCTATAAAGCCAGACTCATCCGCAATGAAGTAGACGAACATTATGAGCATCTGCCTTTAGGAGAAAATAACCGTATTATTGACAGCTACCTACATCACAACCGTGTCGCAGGTGTCTTAATTTCCTATCAAAAAGACTTTATCGCTGATGGGAACACACTCTCTTGGAACGGCCATAAAGCAGATGGCGGAACAGGCTATGGTATTGCAAGTATGGCCGGCAGCTATAACTACGGTATTACATTTACCAACAATAAAACCTACTATAACTACCGTAAAGGCTTGGATGTACATGATGGTGACAATATTGTCATTGAAAACAATACATCAATTGGTGATCGTCTATATGGTATTGCCGTCTATAACCGCCTATTTCCTATGGATGCGGTTACAATTACCAATAATACCATTTCACCAACTCCATCTTTCCGCCTACCTGTAGATGACAATCCAGAATATAAATACCACGGCTATTCCGGTATTCAGCTACAAACCAATACCCAATTTAGAGACTTTAATCATACAGAAGATGGATCATTCAAAATTACAGGGAATGTCATTAAAGGTCTGGATGTATATAAAGACTCATACCAAACCTACGGTATTGAATTCCGCAACCATGAAAACAAAATGGACTATCAACTTGATATAACAGGAAATATTATTGAGGGAACTTCTAGTAAATATGCTATTGCAATTATCAATAATACCCAATCAAAAACCGGTATAAAAGGCAGTGGCTCTGCCACAATAGATATCTCTGATAATAAAATAAATATTGGTACGATAACAAAAGGAGCTATGCCTATTTTTATCAATGACTACAACCATGATGGTAATCTTCACGGATCTGTAACAGTTGATAATAACAGCATTAAAATACGGCAGCATTCAGACGGCAGTATTGAAGGAATTCAAATGATTGGTAATGCAGAGTCTTATCTCGTCACCAATAACCGCTTCGAACTGCACGGAAAAATGGATAAGCCTATCATCAGTTTGCTTGGCCGCCACCTCAACGACACACCCGACTTGGATGTGACCGGTAACGATATCTTTACCGATTTAACGACACCCTTGTATAAAAACTGGGTTGAGCGCAGCAATGCCAATGTCCATGCCGACGATAATACCCACAATACCCAAACATTACCCAAAGAAGGGCAAGCAGCCAAACCGGCTGCCGGTGCCACACCCGACGTTGAGGATACTGTTTCGGCAACAGATTGGGATATCGGTACGGATACTATTGCCGGGAAACCGCTAAATACCGAGCATGATATCCACACTATCGACCGTTCGGAATCTGTTGTATTACAACAAGCCGATAATGATCATACTTTCGATACGGATACGGCAAACATGCCCGATTTGCATGATTTATTATCGGCTCCGGCTTTGGAATTATCCGGTGTATTGGGTGTACCCTCTCATGCTATTCCTGCTAATGATGCAAATATAATGACATACGCACAATCATGGGATATACAAGATGAATACATGCAAAATGAAGCACCTGCATACATTATGTAA
- a CDS encoding S49 family peptidase, with the protein MQYRIRRADDDSSTSSHQSNESWERNTLRDVLLEAYKEQRRGRLWRNFWRIVWVLIFLSLLINVRSCSDSEKSSGHGRFVSAAGEHTAVISLTGEIGNEYGEDQVELLRESLEAAYSNSDVKGIIIRANSPGGSPVVSNTAFNEIRRLKAEHKDIPLYVVAEDMCASGCYYIASAADKIYADPSSLVGSIGVIGGGFDVTELMDKLGIKRRLKIAGSNKGMGDPFTPETPEQAKIWEGMLTDIHREFINAVKLGRGKRLKEKENPDLFSGRVYSGTEAKKVGLIDDFGSIYTVSRDVIQAPEMVDYTVEEDDFRKLFRRGLRSEVSSAIEAVSNRLW; encoded by the coding sequence ATGCAATACCGTATCCGTCGAGCAGATGATGATTCTTCTACGTCATCACATCAGTCTAATGAAAGTTGGGAACGCAATACCTTGCGCGATGTATTGCTTGAAGCCTATAAAGAGCAACGTCGTGGTCGTCTTTGGCGCAATTTCTGGCGTATTGTGTGGGTATTAATTTTCTTATCGCTGCTTATCAATGTAAGATCGTGCAGTGATTCGGAAAAATCATCCGGTCACGGGCGATTTGTGTCTGCTGCCGGTGAGCATACGGCAGTCATTTCGCTGACGGGTGAAATTGGGAATGAATATGGTGAAGATCAGGTTGAATTGTTGCGTGAAAGTTTAGAAGCGGCATACAGTAATTCGGACGTGAAAGGGATTATTATCCGTGCTAACAGCCCGGGCGGCTCTCCGGTGGTTTCCAATACGGCATTTAATGAAATCCGCCGCTTGAAAGCCGAACATAAAGATATTCCTCTGTATGTGGTTGCCGAAGATATGTGCGCATCGGGTTGTTATTATATTGCTTCGGCTGCCGATAAGATTTATGCGGATCCTTCCAGCTTGGTCGGCAGTATCGGTGTGATTGGTGGTGGTTTTGATGTAACGGAGTTAATGGATAAACTCGGTATCAAACGCCGCTTGAAAATTGCCGGCAGCAATAAAGGTATGGGTGATCCGTTTACGCCTGAAACGCCTGAGCAGGCGAAGATTTGGGAAGGTATGTTGACCGATATTCATCGTGAATTTATTAATGCAGTAAAACTTGGTCGTGGCAAGCGTTTGAAAGAAAAAGAAAATCCTGATTTGTTTAGTGGTCGGGTTTATAGCGGTACCGAAGCTAAAAAAGTTGGATTAATTGATGATTTCGGTAGTATTTATACGGTTTCGCGAGATGTTATTCAGGCGCCGGAAATGGTAGATTATACGGTTGAAGAAGATGATTTCCGTAAGTTATTCAGACGCGGTTTGCGTTCTGAGGTTTCGTCAGCCATAGAGGCAGTTAGCAACCGTCTTTGGTAA
- the groES gene encoding co-chaperone GroES, whose translation MTIRPLHDRVVVKRLEAEEKTASGIVLPGSAAEKPDMGEVIAVGAGKVGKGGERRPLDVKVGDKVIFGKYSGQTVKADGEELLVMREEDIFGIVE comes from the coding sequence ATGACCATCCGTCCTCTGCACGACCGCGTAGTTGTTAAACGCTTGGAAGCCGAAGAAAAAACCGCTTCCGGTATCGTATTGCCCGGCTCAGCTGCCGAAAAACCCGATATGGGCGAAGTGATTGCCGTAGGTGCCGGCAAAGTAGGTAAAGGCGGTGAGCGCCGTCCTTTAGATGTTAAAGTCGGTGACAAAGTGATTTTCGGCAAATACAGCGGTCAAACCGTGAAAGCCGACGGTGAAGAGCTGTTGGTAATGCGCGAAGAAGACATTTTCGGTATTGTCGAATAA